One window of Quercus robur chromosome 5, dhQueRobu3.1, whole genome shotgun sequence genomic DNA carries:
- the LOC126726710 gene encoding uncharacterized protein LOC126726710 isoform X1 — translation MAEQGGNSIMRDYRKGNWTPDETMILIDAKKMDDERRTKRISSGDTSSEGRSKSIEPRWKWVEDYCWRKGCFRSQNQCNDKWDNLMRDYKKVRDYERRIAERGEGNNVEGSYWNIERNERKERNLPTNMSPQIYQALVEVVEKKPGAIVSQRVVVGTSGVPMSVASNPNIGFVMDRPASLPLAQHHISSTTATTTPPPTLALPAPAAPTLPPLPSPAAPIPALTYSQHTPTMCDSSDSDTSEHSDSPAKRRRKGGESGEGTSGTANASSSSHEVGTAISKSASIIAEALQASEAREERRHRELLNLHERRLKIEESKTEISRQGINGLVDAINKLADSIHALASHKTQSAPK, via the exons ATGGCTGAACAAGGGGGTAATAGTATAATGAGGGACTATAGGAAAGGGAACTGGACGCCAGATGAGACAATGATTTTGATTGATGCAAAGAAGATGGATGATGAGAGAAGAACGAAGAGGATTAGTAGTGGGGACACTAGTAGCGAAGGGAGGAGCAAATCTATAGAGCCAAGATGGAAATGGGTTGAAGATTATTGTTGGAGAAAAGGGTGTTTCAGGAGCCAAAACCAGTGCAATGACAAGTGGGATAACCTTATGAGGGATTACAAGAAAGTGAGGGACTATGAGAGGAGGATAGCTGAGAGAGGAGAAGGAAACAATGTTGAAGGGTCATATTGGAATATTGAGAGgaatgagagaaaagagaggaactTGCCCACCAATATGTCCCCTCAGATATATCAGGCTTTGGTGGAGGTTGTGGAGAAGAAACCAGGAGCAATTGTAAGTCAAAGGGTTGTGGTTGGTACTAGTGGTGTGCCTATGTCTGTAGCTTCCAATCCCAATATTGGCTTTGTGATGGACAGACCTGCGTCTTTGCCTCTAGCACAGCATCACATCTCTTCTACTACTGCTACTACTACTCCACCTCCAACATTAGCACTACCAGCACCAGCAGCACCTACTCTTCCTCCACTGCCATCACCAGCAGCACCAATTCCTGCTCTAACATATTCTCAGCATACGCCCACA ATGTGTGATAGCTCAGATTCTGATACGAGTGAGCATTCAGACTCACCAgcaaagagaaggagaaaaggaGGTGAAAGTGGAGAGGGGACCAGTGGCACTGCAAATGCAAGCAGCTCATCACATGAAGTGGGCACTGCCATTTCCAAAAGCGCTTCTATCATAGCAGAAGCCCTTCAAGCAAGCGAGGCGAGAGAAGAGAGGAGGCACAGAGAACTTTTGAATTTGCATGAGAGAAGGCTGAAGATTGAGGAATCTAAGACAGAAATCAGTAGGCAAGGCATTAATGGCCTTGTTGATGCTATCAACAAGCTGGCAGATTCCATCCATGCCTTGGCTTCCCACAAGACCCAATCAGCTCCAAAATGA
- the LOC126726710 gene encoding trihelix transcription factor ASR3-like isoform X3, with amino-acid sequence MAEQGGNSIMRDYRKGNWTPDETMILIDAKKMDDERRTKRISSGDTSSEGRSKSIEPRWKWVEDYCWRKGCFRSQNQCNDKWDNLMRDYKKVRDYERRIAERGEGNNVEGSYWNIERNERKERNLPTNMSPQIYQALVEVVEKKPGAIVSQRVVVGTSGVPMSVASNPNIGFVMDRPASLPLAQHHISSTTATTTPPPTLALPAPAAPTLPPLPSPAAPIPALTYSQHTPTVAQILIRVSIQTHQQREGEKEVKVERGPVALQMQAAHHMKWALPFPKALLS; translated from the exons ATGGCTGAACAAGGGGGTAATAGTATAATGAGGGACTATAGGAAAGGGAACTGGACGCCAGATGAGACAATGATTTTGATTGATGCAAAGAAGATGGATGATGAGAGAAGAACGAAGAGGATTAGTAGTGGGGACACTAGTAGCGAAGGGAGGAGCAAATCTATAGAGCCAAGATGGAAATGGGTTGAAGATTATTGTTGGAGAAAAGGGTGTTTCAGGAGCCAAAACCAGTGCAATGACAAGTGGGATAACCTTATGAGGGATTACAAGAAAGTGAGGGACTATGAGAGGAGGATAGCTGAGAGAGGAGAAGGAAACAATGTTGAAGGGTCATATTGGAATATTGAGAGgaatgagagaaaagagaggaactTGCCCACCAATATGTCCCCTCAGATATATCAGGCTTTGGTGGAGGTTGTGGAGAAGAAACCAGGAGCAATTGTAAGTCAAAGGGTTGTGGTTGGTACTAGTGGTGTGCCTATGTCTGTAGCTTCCAATCCCAATATTGGCTTTGTGATGGACAGACCTGCGTCTTTGCCTCTAGCACAGCATCACATCTCTTCTACTACTGCTACTACTACTCCACCTCCAACATTAGCACTACCAGCACCAGCAGCACCTACTCTTCCTCCACTGCCATCACCAGCAGCACCAATTCCTGCTCTAACATATTCTCAGCATACGCCCACAGTAG CTCAGATTCTGATACGAGTGAGCATTCAGACTCACCAgcaaagagaaggagaaaaggaGGTGAAAGTGGAGAGGGGACCAGTGGCACTGCAAATGCAAGCAGCTCATCACATGAAGTGGGCACTGCCATTTCCAAAAGCGCTTCTATCATAG
- the LOC126726710 gene encoding uncharacterized protein LOC126726710 isoform X2 yields the protein MAEQGGNSIMRDYRKGNWTPDETMILIDAKKMDDERRTKRISSGDTSSEGRSKSIEPRWKWVEDYCWRKGCFRSQNQCNDKWDNLMRDYKKVRDYERRIAERGEGNNVEGSYWNIERNERKERNLPTNMSPQIYQALVEVVEKKPGAIVSQRVVVGTSGVPMSVASNPNIGFVMDRPASLPLAQHHISSTTATTTPPPTLALPAPAAPTLPPLPSPAAPIPALTYSQHTPTVDSDTSEHSDSPAKRRRKGGESGEGTSGTANASSSSHEVGTAISKSASIIAEALQASEAREERRHRELLNLHERRLKIEESKTEISRQGINGLVDAINKLADSIHALASHKTQSAPK from the exons ATGGCTGAACAAGGGGGTAATAGTATAATGAGGGACTATAGGAAAGGGAACTGGACGCCAGATGAGACAATGATTTTGATTGATGCAAAGAAGATGGATGATGAGAGAAGAACGAAGAGGATTAGTAGTGGGGACACTAGTAGCGAAGGGAGGAGCAAATCTATAGAGCCAAGATGGAAATGGGTTGAAGATTATTGTTGGAGAAAAGGGTGTTTCAGGAGCCAAAACCAGTGCAATGACAAGTGGGATAACCTTATGAGGGATTACAAGAAAGTGAGGGACTATGAGAGGAGGATAGCTGAGAGAGGAGAAGGAAACAATGTTGAAGGGTCATATTGGAATATTGAGAGgaatgagagaaaagagaggaactTGCCCACCAATATGTCCCCTCAGATATATCAGGCTTTGGTGGAGGTTGTGGAGAAGAAACCAGGAGCAATTGTAAGTCAAAGGGTTGTGGTTGGTACTAGTGGTGTGCCTATGTCTGTAGCTTCCAATCCCAATATTGGCTTTGTGATGGACAGACCTGCGTCTTTGCCTCTAGCACAGCATCACATCTCTTCTACTACTGCTACTACTACTCCACCTCCAACATTAGCACTACCAGCACCAGCAGCACCTACTCTTCCTCCACTGCCATCACCAGCAGCACCAATTCCTGCTCTAACATATTCTCAGCATACGCCCACAGTAG ATTCTGATACGAGTGAGCATTCAGACTCACCAgcaaagagaaggagaaaaggaGGTGAAAGTGGAGAGGGGACCAGTGGCACTGCAAATGCAAGCAGCTCATCACATGAAGTGGGCACTGCCATTTCCAAAAGCGCTTCTATCATAGCAGAAGCCCTTCAAGCAAGCGAGGCGAGAGAAGAGAGGAGGCACAGAGAACTTTTGAATTTGCATGAGAGAAGGCTGAAGATTGAGGAATCTAAGACAGAAATCAGTAGGCAAGGCATTAATGGCCTTGTTGATGCTATCAACAAGCTGGCAGATTCCATCCATGCCTTGGCTTCCCACAAGACCCAATCAGCTCCAAAATGA